A region from the Medicago truncatula cultivar Jemalong A17 chromosome 6, MtrunA17r5.0-ANR, whole genome shotgun sequence genome encodes:
- the LOC11437498 gene encoding cleavage stimulation factor subunit 50, protein MENSSSCRSEQTVEDGKLYRHLNSLIVSHLRHNNLTQAATAVASATMTPFNVQAPPNKILQLVANKGLAAEKDDLPRGNHLLLFKIWVHHCPCLVPVQQPLISDIKVSSKSFPRCARFSPDGRFVATRSADTSIKLFEVSKIKQMLLPDAKDGPVRSVVKTYYESRSKGCNFILFASYC, encoded by the exons ATGGAAAACAGTAGTAGTTGTAGGTCGGAGCAGACAGTTGAAGATGGGAAACTGTATAGACATCTTAATTCTCTTATCGTCTCTCATCTTCGTCACAACAATCTCACTCAG GCTGCAACTGCTGTTGCTTCAGCAACTATGACACCATTCAATGTACAAGCTCCACCCAACAAGATTCTTCAATTGGTTGCTAATAAG GGTCTTGCAGCGGAAAAGGATGATTTGCCAAGAGGGAATCATCTTCTCCTTTTCAAGATTTGGGTGCATCATTGCCCTTGCCTCGTCCCGGTGCAACAACCATTGATTTCAG ATATAAAAGTTTCGTCAAAAAGTTTCCCAAG GTGTGCTAGGTTTAGTCCTGATGGAAGATTTGTTGCCACTAGAAGTGCAGATACATCAATAAAACTATTTGAG GTTTCAAAGATCAAGCAGATGTTGCTCCCAGATGCAAAGGATGGTCCTGTGCGGTCTGTAGTAAAAACATATTATGAAAGCCGGAGCAAAGGTTGCAATTTCATCTTATTTGCTTCATATTGTTAA